One region of Oncorhynchus keta strain PuntledgeMale-10-30-2019 chromosome 24, Oket_V2, whole genome shotgun sequence genomic DNA includes:
- the LOC127911351 gene encoding dynein heavy chain-like, which produces MVCQLALCMLLHSNVLAAFFSHHIIRYIINYITHHIIHYIIHYIIHYIIHHIINYIIHHIINHIINHIIHYITHHITHYIIHHITHHIIHYIIHHITHHIIHHITHYIIHHITHHIIHYIIHHITHHMIHYIIHYITRHIIHHIIHHIIHHIIHYITRHIIHNIVHYITRHIIHHIIHHIIHYITHHIIHYIIHHITHHIIHHIIHHITHHMIHYIIHYITHHIIHHIIHHIIHHIIHYITRHIIHYIIHHIIHYIIHHIIHHIIHHIIHHIIHYIIHHIIHYIIHHIIHYIIHYIIHHIIHHIIHYIIHYITRHIIHHLIII; this is translated from the coding sequence ATGGTCTGCCAGCTGGCATTATGCATGTTGTTACACTCTAATGTCCTAGCTGCATTCTTCAGCCACCACATCATCCGCTACATTATCAACTACATCACCCACCACATAATCCACTACATCATCCACTACATAATCCACTACATCATCCACCACATTATCAACTACATCATCCACCACATTATCAACCACATTATCAACCACATAATCCACTACATCACCCACCACATCACCCACTACATCATCCACCACATCACCCACCACATTATCCACTACATCATCCACCACATCACCCACCACATCATCCACCACATCACCCACTACATCATCCACCACATCACCCACCACATTATCCACTACATCATCCACCACATCACCCACCACATGATCCACTACATTATCCACTACATCACCCGCCACATCATCCACCACATCATCCACCACATCATCCACCACATTATCCACTACATCACCCGCCACATAATCCACAACATTGTCCACTACATCACCCGCCACATCATCCACCACATCATCCACCACATCATCCACTACATCACCCACCACATCATCCACTACATCATCCACCACATCACCCACCACATCATCCACCACATCATCCACCACATCACCCACCACATGATCCACTACATTATCCACTACATCACCCACCACATCATCCACCACATCATCCACCACATCATCCACCACATTATCCACTACATCACCCGCCACATCATCCACTACATCATCCACCACATCATCCACTACATCATCCACCACATCATCCACCACATCATCCACCACATCATCCACCACATCATCCACTACATTATCCACCACATCATCCACTACATCATCCACCACATCATCCACTACATCATCCACTACATCATCCACCACATCATCCACCACATCATCCACTACATTATCCACTACATCACCCGCCACATCATCCACCatctgatcataatctga